One Defluviitoga tunisiensis genomic window carries:
- a CDS encoding type II secretion system F family protein has protein sequence MKKLFKVELIDKFLDKQYVCYLLLNKEEEVYELFSNLELKVINIRVDNFYFSTKKINVDKMKIIVENLYLLVNSGLTLFEGLSFLVFNDQVDKFIRGVLFKSYFMVRKGLDYETSFDFYELDEYFKYVMNISKTTYSLRKNLANLKDYYDNMILSRESVEKSTIYPFLVFSSIVVILILLKFFIIPEFSSLLGYEINLKLSTYLLTFLLITFSFTLIILIIGKKNDVIWTKIPILKTFYKNYILYTFTREINLLIKSGLTLYDSLEVVLSNTQSQYILSKFLSASIYLESGQDINEVFSKVNDVKEFSLTMSISKWKGDYKEVFDFLERYYYSSFKRASEKLLKMLEPMLIVFLSLIVVSLAYEIYSNVYIGGMGFEI, from the coding sequence ATGAAAAAACTCTTTAAAGTAGAGCTCATAGACAAGTTTTTGGATAAACAATATGTCTGTTATTTGCTGCTAAATAAAGAAGAAGAGGTATACGAACTTTTCAGTAATCTTGAATTAAAAGTTATCAACATTCGTGTTGATAACTTTTATTTTTCCACAAAAAAAATTAATGTTGATAAAATGAAAATAATAGTTGAAAACTTATATTTGCTTGTAAATTCGGGTTTAACGTTATTTGAAGGATTGAGCTTCTTAGTTTTCAACGATCAGGTTGATAAGTTCATAAGAGGTGTGTTGTTCAAAAGTTATTTTATGGTGAGAAAAGGATTGGATTATGAAACCTCCTTTGATTTTTATGAATTGGACGAGTATTTTAAGTACGTAATGAATATATCTAAAACAACATATTCTTTAAGGAAAAATTTGGCAAACCTAAAAGATTATTATGATAATATGATACTTTCTAGAGAAAGTGTAGAAAAATCAACAATTTATCCTTTTTTAGTTTTTTCTTCGATTGTGGTGATATTAATTCTTTTAAAGTTTTTTATCATTCCAGAATTTTCATCATTATTAGGTTATGAAATTAATTTAAAGTTGTCAACATATTTATTGACATTTTTGTTGATAACTTTTTCATTTACGTTGATAATTTTAATCATTGGGAAAAAAAACGACGTAATATGGACAAAAATTCCAATATTAAAAACATTTTATAAAAATTATATACTTTACACATTTACTAGAGAAATTAATCTCTTGATAAAAAGTGGTCTAACCCTCTATGATTCGCTTGAAGTAGTTTTATCCAACACTCAATCTCAGTATATATTATCCAAGTTTTTATCCGCATCAATTTATTTAGAAAGTGGCCAAGATATAAATGAAGTATTTTCAAAAGTTAATGATGTTAAAGAGTTCTCTTTAACTATGAGTATTTCCAAGTGGAAAGGCGACTACAAGGAAGTATTTGATTTTTTAGAAAGGTATTATTACTCTTCTTTTAAAAGGGCATCAGAAAAATTATTGAAGATGTTAGAGCCGATGTTAATAGTTTTTTTATCATTAATTGTTGTTAGTTTAGCATATGAAATATACTCCAACGTATATATAGGAGGGATGGGTTTTGAAATATAG
- a CDS encoding patatin-like phospholipase family protein has product MRALALSGGGAKGAAHVGALLELDRMGIKFDMVVGTSIGALVGVGYAALGNVDLLYEYALNLQNTPLIKKAPSSKEIKPFIKCLGSSMLPASLPSFLYFWVLNKILKNLRFEDLPIQFACTAVNIENGELTVFTQGDILPAVKASMAMPGVFKPVKIDGKKYTDGGTLEILPIRTTKRLGADEIVGLKLLSKKRDYSEVKNSADAFDRIDGIRENILQTITESDANIIIELPTEKYKTLDFTQTQELIETGRKAVIDKKDEILEKLR; this is encoded by the coding sequence TTGCGTGCACTAGCTTTATCAGGCGGCGGAGCAAAAGGCGCTGCACATGTGGGCGCTTTATTGGAATTAGACAGAATGGGAATAAAGTTTGATATGGTGGTAGGAACTAGTATTGGCGCATTAGTAGGGGTAGGGTATGCAGCGTTAGGAAACGTAGATTTATTGTATGAATATGCATTAAATTTGCAAAATACACCGCTGATTAAGAAAGCCCCGTCGTCAAAAGAGATTAAACCTTTTATTAAGTGCTTAGGATCTAGCATGTTGCCAGCTAGTTTACCATCCTTTCTTTATTTTTGGGTTTTAAACAAAATTCTAAAAAACTTGAGATTTGAAGACTTACCTATACAATTTGCATGTACCGCTGTGAATATTGAAAACGGTGAATTAACAGTATTTACACAAGGAGATATTTTACCTGCCGTGAAAGCAAGTATGGCAATGCCTGGTGTATTCAAGCCTGTTAAGATAGACGGGAAAAAATATACAGATGGTGGAACCTTGGAAATTCTTCCAATAAGAACAACTAAGAGATTAGGGGCTGACGAAATCGTTGGACTAAAATTGCTTTCAAAAAAGCGAGATTATAGTGAAGTAAAGAATTCAGCAGACGCATTTGATAGAATAGATGGAATAAGAGAGAATATATTACAAACTATTACAGAAAGCGATGCAAATATTATTATTGAATTACCTACTGAAAAATATAAAACATTAGATTTTACGCAGACTCAAGAACTTATAGAAACAGGAAGAAAAGCAGTAATAGATAAAAAAGACGAAATATTGGAGAAGCTAAGATGA
- a CDS encoding Asp23/Gls24 family envelope stress response protein, with the protein MLIETEYGTIDIKNDVIRDLVYKAVIESYGAVEMYGKSGFFDKILGKSEDKGINVSEDEEHLIIDLYLILEYGLPIKKVAENIQENVHHRVKSMLNFENLKVNVNVSGLKC; encoded by the coding sequence ATGTTGATAGAAACAGAATATGGAACTATTGATATCAAAAATGATGTTATAAGAGATTTAGTTTATAAAGCAGTTATTGAATCTTATGGTGCAGTAGAAATGTATGGAAAATCTGGTTTTTTCGATAAGATACTAGGAAAAAGCGAAGATAAAGGCATAAATGTTTCTGAAGATGAAGAGCACTTAATTATTGATTTATATTTGATTCTTGAATATGGTTTACCTATAAAAAAAGTCGCCGAAAACATTCAGGAAAACGTTCATCACAGAGTCAAGTCTATGTTAAATTTCGAGAATTTAAAGGTGAACGTGAACGTCTCGGGCTTAAAATGCTAA
- a CDS encoding glycine--tRNA ligase subunit alpha produces MFIQDVIMTLEKYWSELECIIDQPYDLEMGAGTYSPSTFFKSLGDNIWRAAYAQPCRRPTDGRYGENPNRMQRFYQYQVILKPSPEEIQSIYLDSLKILGIDPKEHDIRFVEDNWESPTLGAWGVGWEVWLDGMEITQFTYFQQMGGIPLRYIPVEITYGVERIAMYLQGIDNVYETKWSANVKYKELYKENERQFSHYNFEIADTEMLKTLYTLYKKEFINLINNNFYLPAYDYMIKSAHVFNLLDARNAIGVNERQKYILDIRDMAKSCANSYLKSLNTEVVNLE; encoded by the coding sequence TTGTTTATTCAAGATGTAATCATGACTTTAGAAAAGTACTGGTCAGAATTAGAGTGTATAATAGATCAACCTTATGATTTAGAGATGGGGGCGGGAACGTACAGCCCCTCTACTTTTTTTAAATCTTTAGGGGACAACATATGGCGTGCAGCCTATGCTCAACCATGTAGAAGGCCAACAGATGGAAGATATGGAGAAAATCCAAATAGAATGCAGAGATTCTATCAATATCAAGTTATCTTAAAACCTTCACCAGAAGAAATACAAAGTATTTATCTTGATTCTTTAAAAATTTTGGGAATCGATCCTAAAGAACATGATATTCGATTTGTAGAAGATAACTGGGAATCACCAACTTTAGGGGCATGGGGGGTAGGATGGGAAGTATGGCTTGATGGAATGGAGATAACCCAATTTACTTATTTTCAACAAATGGGAGGAATCCCTTTAAGATATATACCTGTAGAAATAACGTATGGTGTAGAAAGAATAGCAATGTATTTACAAGGGATAGATAATGTTTATGAGACCAAATGGAGTGCTAATGTTAAATATAAAGAACTATATAAAGAAAACGAAAGGCAATTTTCTCACTATAATTTTGAAATAGCCGATACTGAAATGCTTAAAACCCTATATACTCTTTACAAAAAAGAATTTATAAATCTAATAAATAATAATTTCTATTTACCAGCTTATGATTATATGATAAAAAGTGCCCATGTTTTTAACTTGTTAGATGCAAGAAATGCTATAGGTGTAAATGAACGGCAAAAATATATTTTAGATATTAGAGATATGGCAAAAAGTTGTGCTAATTCTTATCTAAAAAGTTTAAACACGGAGGTTGTCAACCTTGAATAA
- the amrB gene encoding AmmeMemoRadiSam system protein B, with amino-acid sequence MVREPIVSGTFYPSNPKRLKSMLESFFGKEYVPNLSKLMPPTAVIVPHAGYIYSGETAAKAYKKVFQEGKANRAFLIGPNHTGLGSSVSVYEKGSWKTPLGSVDVDSEATKHIISRIKQPNDESAHLREHSLEVQLPFLQYILNNDFQIIPICLMDQSLSTARKLGGILKEIIQDGDLIVASTDMNHYENHEKTIEKDGKIIEAIKKLDLDTMYNAIRQYNISMCGYGAVATAISIGFKKVEIIEHTTSGEKSGDYHAVVGYLSGVLSELT; translated from the coding sequence ATGGTTAGAGAACCAATAGTTTCAGGAACATTTTATCCTTCAAATCCGAAACGATTAAAAAGTATGCTAGAAAGTTTTTTTGGAAAAGAATACGTTCCTAATCTAAGTAAATTAATGCCCCCTACTGCGGTGATAGTTCCCCACGCAGGTTATATTTATTCAGGGGAAACAGCTGCTAAAGCTTATAAAAAAGTATTTCAAGAAGGTAAGGCAAATAGGGCTTTCTTAATAGGTCCTAACCATACTGGATTAGGTTCATCTGTATCTGTCTATGAGAAGGGAAGTTGGAAAACGCCATTAGGTTCGGTAGATGTGGATAGTGAGGCAACGAAACATATAATATCAAGAATAAAACAACCTAATGATGAGTCTGCTCATTTAAGGGAACATTCATTAGAAGTACAATTACCTTTCCTTCAATATATTTTAAATAATGATTTTCAAATAATTCCAATATGTTTGATGGATCAAAGTCTTAGTACTGCTAGAAAACTGGGCGGTATCTTAAAAGAAATAATACAAGATGGAGATTTAATAGTAGCATCTACTGATATGAACCATTATGAAAATCATGAAAAAACAATAGAAAAAGATGGAAAAATAATAGAAGCTATTAAAAAACTAGATTTAGACACGATGTATAATGCCATAAGGCAGTATAATATATCAATGTGTGGATATGGAGCTGTTGCAACTGCGATAAGCATCGGTTTCAAAAAAGTTGAGATAATTGAACATACTACTAGTGGAGAAAAAAGTGGAGATTACCACGCAGTCGTAGGTTATCTATCTGGTGTTTTGAGTGAACTTACATAA
- a CDS encoding DAK2 domain-containing protein, which yields MKKYLYAKDIYLAIKKGTEELARHKDEINVLNVFPVPDGDTGNNMLAGMLEACKWMDAVENKNDMKEMMEALRKGLLLGARGNSGVIISQIFRGITEVLEKKKRITTQDFIKALNNAKDRAYKAVMKPVEGTMLTLIRRLSEKLQETMTGEEDFLKLFDAIVDYSFEIVKETPKYLKKLRDANVVDAGAKGLAYIFKGMRDAIHGDVEVDLEVLGEATPEQIAQIAYEELTFQYCTEGIVQFNKIPIKKSDLESIRAFLESIGDSIVLVNQDEVLKFHIHTNHPGTVFEKVLEYGELMKVKVDNMKSQRKHVLEEQKELRGASEKIEHALVGEYMNSNNKNWGVVAVSPGKGITQIFKSLGVNEVVTGGQTVNPSVKDLAEAVNKLPHKKVLILPNNPNIIMTAEKVSELTDKKVVVIPTKHVQEGISAMLGFDDNLEEEELKESMMSYVQSIVPINVTYAIRDSQIDGEKIKKGEYLIFVGRDLKAHSRYVYKETEKILEELIKKGYQIVTIIYGEGAKKEKIDEIVKNLTKKYPNIEMEIHEGGQKHYPLLISVE from the coding sequence ATGAAAAAATATTTATATGCTAAAGATATATACCTTGCTATAAAAAAAGGTACAGAAGAATTAGCAAGGCATAAAGATGAAATTAATGTGTTGAACGTTTTTCCAGTGCCTGATGGAGACACAGGAAATAATATGTTAGCAGGCATGCTTGAAGCTTGCAAATGGATGGATGCCGTTGAAAACAAGAACGATATGAAGGAAATGATGGAAGCACTTAGAAAAGGATTACTTTTAGGTGCTAGAGGTAATTCTGGTGTTATAATTTCTCAGATCTTTAGAGGAATTACCGAAGTATTAGAAAAAAAGAAGAGAATTACAACACAGGATTTTATAAAAGCTCTAAACAATGCTAAAGACCGAGCTTATAAAGCAGTTATGAAACCGGTTGAAGGAACAATGTTAACGTTAATTAGAAGGCTTTCAGAGAAATTGCAAGAGACGATGACCGGTGAAGAAGATTTTCTAAAATTGTTTGATGCAATTGTAGATTATTCTTTTGAGATTGTAAAAGAAACTCCTAAATACTTAAAAAAATTAAGAGATGCCAATGTGGTAGATGCGGGTGCTAAGGGTCTGGCTTATATTTTTAAAGGCATGAGGGACGCAATACACGGAGATGTAGAGGTTGATTTGGAAGTATTAGGAGAGGCAACTCCTGAACAAATAGCTCAAATAGCCTATGAAGAATTGACGTTCCAATATTGTACTGAAGGAATAGTACAATTCAATAAAATTCCAATAAAAAAAAGTGATTTAGAAAGCATCAGAGCATTTCTTGAAAGTATAGGTGATTCAATAGTATTAGTCAATCAAGATGAGGTTTTGAAGTTTCATATACATACTAACCATCCAGGTACCGTCTTTGAAAAGGTTCTTGAATATGGTGAATTAATGAAAGTTAAAGTAGATAACATGAAAAGCCAGCGCAAGCATGTTTTAGAAGAGCAAAAAGAGTTAAGGGGAGCTTCGGAAAAAATAGAACATGCATTGGTTGGTGAATATATGAATTCTAACAATAAAAATTGGGGAGTAGTAGCTGTATCACCAGGAAAAGGTATAACTCAGATCTTTAAAAGTTTGGGTGTGAACGAAGTAGTTACGGGAGGTCAAACCGTAAATCCAAGCGTTAAAGATTTAGCTGAAGCTGTAAATAAACTCCCCCATAAAAAAGTTCTAATACTACCAAATAATCCTAATATTATTATGACTGCAGAGAAAGTATCTGAACTTACAGATAAGAAAGTTGTAGTAATTCCTACCAAGCACGTTCAAGAAGGTATAAGTGCAATGTTAGGATTTGATGATAATCTTGAAGAAGAAGAGTTAAAAGAATCTATGATGAGTTACGTTCAATCTATAGTTCCAATAAACGTTACTTATGCCATACGTGATTCTCAAATAGATGGAGAAAAGATTAAAAAAGGTGAATATTTGATATTTGTTGGTAGAGATTTAAAAGCTCACAGCAGATATGTATATAAAGAAACTGAGAAAATACTTGAAGAACTGATAAAGAAAGGATATCAAATTGTAACCATCATATATGGTGAAGGTGCCAAGAAGGAAAAAATAGACGAAATAGTTAAGAATTTAACAAAAAAATACCCTAACATTGAAATGGAAATTCATGAAGGTGGTCAAAAACATTATCCGCTTTTAATATCTGTAGAATAA
- the alaS gene encoding alanine--tRNA ligase — protein MNYLNSDEIREKFLSFFESKGHKRLPSASLIPNDPQLLFTVAGMVPFKPIFWGKVEPTYTRVTTCQKCIRTNDIENVGRTPRHHTFFEMLGNFSFGDYFKEEAIEWAWEFLTKELNMNSEKLWVSVYETDDDAFNIWKNKINIPENKILRFGKDDNWWGPAGPTGPCGPCSEIYYDTGHVENCPDPDNCTPACDCGRFVEIWNIVFTEFYADEEGNLSPLPRKNIDTGAGFERICAVVQGKYDNFKSDLFKEIIEEIEKTFNVKFGQDKETDVSIKVIADHARAISFLISEGILPSNEGRGYVLRRLIRRAVRHGALLNAEGPFMRNILEAVIEKMGKTYPELIEKQELIKKITYIEEEKFFETLEKGVERLNKIIETLDNTKVLPGSIAFELYDTYGFPLDITKEILEEKGIMVDEDEFNQLMDTQREMARYASGSVEYDKTKSIYKEVIKRINQTEFIGYEMLESVQEVKLIVRDNNLVTEAKEGEEVELFFLKTPFYAEKGGQVADKGIIFSNLFESEVVDVQFVSEKVISHFVKIKRGNIKVGDEVTLKVDESRRKAIEKNHTATHLIHAALRKVIGNHVKQAGSYVGPERLRFDFTHFESLREDEIVEIECLVNEQIQKALPVITYIKSLDEAKNLDALALFEEKYGDTVRIIEINEFSREFCGGTHVSNTGEIGMLKIISEFSISSGVRRIEAITGIESLKYVNHLEKIVNSIATKLEVSRDNIESKIDEFMKIIKEQEKEIKKLQSQLASKEIERFLENPILVKGEKVIVAILENVDKDVHANTADVLSQKLGKGVVILFNKNNESNVSIIVKVSKELINKFNAGHIAKKIASYLGGGGGGSPIFAQAGGKEVKKLEEVVKNISNFLED, from the coding sequence ATGAACTATTTGAATTCGGACGAAATAAGAGAAAAATTCTTGTCGTTTTTTGAATCTAAAGGTCATAAAAGATTGCCAAGTGCTTCATTAATACCAAATGATCCACAGTTACTATTTACAGTTGCTGGGATGGTCCCATTTAAGCCAATATTTTGGGGTAAAGTTGAACCTACCTATACTAGAGTAACTACATGTCAAAAATGTATTAGAACTAATGATATAGAAAATGTGGGACGTACACCTAGACATCATACTTTTTTTGAAATGTTAGGGAATTTTTCATTTGGCGATTATTTTAAAGAAGAAGCAATAGAATGGGCATGGGAATTCTTGACAAAAGAATTAAATATGAATTCTGAAAAATTATGGGTATCAGTTTATGAAACTGATGATGATGCTTTTAACATATGGAAAAATAAAATAAACATACCAGAGAATAAAATATTAAGATTTGGGAAAGACGATAATTGGTGGGGTCCTGCAGGACCTACAGGACCTTGTGGTCCGTGTTCAGAAATTTATTATGATACTGGACACGTTGAAAATTGTCCTGATCCTGACAATTGTACACCTGCATGTGATTGTGGAAGGTTTGTAGAAATTTGGAATATTGTATTTACCGAGTTCTATGCGGATGAAGAAGGAAATTTATCTCCTTTACCAAGAAAGAATATTGATACTGGTGCGGGATTTGAAAGAATTTGTGCTGTCGTTCAAGGAAAATATGATAATTTTAAATCAGATTTGTTTAAAGAAATTATTGAAGAGATTGAAAAGACGTTCAATGTGAAATTTGGACAAGACAAAGAAACTGATGTATCAATAAAAGTTATAGCTGATCACGCTAGAGCAATATCCTTTTTAATCTCAGAAGGCATTCTTCCCTCTAATGAAGGAAGGGGATACGTACTTAGAAGGTTGATTAGGAGGGCTGTGAGGCACGGAGCTTTATTAAATGCCGAAGGACCATTCATGAGAAATATTTTAGAAGCTGTCATAGAAAAAATGGGAAAAACATATCCAGAGCTGATCGAAAAGCAAGAGTTAATTAAAAAAATCACTTATATAGAAGAAGAAAAATTTTTTGAAACCTTAGAAAAAGGTGTAGAAAGGTTAAATAAAATAATTGAAACATTAGATAATACAAAGGTTCTTCCTGGTTCTATTGCATTTGAACTATATGATACCTATGGTTTTCCTTTAGATATTACTAAAGAGATTTTAGAAGAAAAAGGAATAATGGTTGATGAAGATGAATTTAATCAATTAATGGATACTCAAAGAGAAATGGCAAGATATGCTTCAGGGTCGGTTGAATACGATAAAACCAAATCAATTTACAAAGAGGTTATCAAAAGAATAAATCAAACTGAGTTTATAGGTTATGAAATGCTCGAATCTGTTCAGGAAGTAAAACTGATTGTTAGAGATAATAATTTAGTTACAGAAGCCAAAGAAGGTGAAGAAGTCGAATTATTCTTCTTAAAAACCCCTTTTTATGCTGAAAAGGGAGGACAGGTTGCAGATAAAGGAATAATTTTTTCAAACCTATTTGAAAGTGAAGTAGTAGATGTTCAGTTCGTCAGTGAAAAAGTCATCTCTCACTTCGTAAAAATAAAAAGAGGGAATATAAAAGTTGGGGATGAAGTAACACTTAAAGTTGATGAATCCCGAAGAAAAGCAATTGAAAAAAATCATACTGCCACACATCTTATTCATGCTGCATTAAGAAAAGTAATTGGTAATCATGTTAAACAAGCAGGTTCGTATGTAGGACCTGAAAGGCTGAGATTTGATTTCACTCATTTTGAATCATTAAGAGAAGATGAAATCGTAGAAATCGAGTGTCTTGTCAACGAACAAATTCAAAAAGCTTTACCAGTAATTACTTATATAAAAAGTTTAGATGAGGCAAAAAATCTAGATGCACTTGCACTTTTTGAAGAAAAATATGGCGACACTGTTAGAATCATTGAAATAAATGAATTTTCGAGAGAATTTTGCGGTGGCACCCATGTATCTAATACCGGTGAAATAGGTATGTTAAAAATTATTTCCGAATTTTCAATTTCATCTGGTGTAAGAAGGATAGAAGCTATTACTGGCATAGAAAGTCTTAAATATGTGAATCATTTAGAGAAAATAGTAAATAGTATTGCAACTAAATTAGAGGTGTCAAGGGATAACATTGAGAGTAAAATAGATGAATTTATGAAAATAATAAAAGAACAAGAGAAAGAAATCAAGAAATTACAATCTCAACTTGCATCAAAGGAAATCGAAAGATTCCTAGAAAATCCTATATTAGTGAAAGGTGAAAAAGTTATAGTTGCTATTTTAGAAAACGTTGACAAAGACGTACACGCAAATACAGCGGATGTTTTATCACAAAAGCTAGGTAAAGGTGTTGTTATCTTATTTAATAAAAATAATGAAAGCAATGTCAGTATCATAGTTAAAGTTTCAAAAGAGCTGATTAACAAATTTAACGCAGGACATATTGCTAAAAAGATTGCTTCTTATCTTGGGGGTGGAGGTGGAGGAAGTCCTATCTTCGCTCAAGCAGGGGGTAAAGAAGTAAAAAAGCTTGAAGAGGTAGTTAAAAACATTTCAAATTTTCTGGAGGACTGA
- a CDS encoding type II secretion system protein, producing the protein MIKQKFKEGFTLIEVLVVLGVIAIIASIAVPSIKGIITQAEATKVITDMRNVEVAVLNYSLFNSNLKDLNIETLVNENYLSTTPENIQISAGGSREIKIEYTGEDLSGKDLYKIDKDISYSEGSFPYLLVTY; encoded by the coding sequence ATGATTAAGCAGAAATTTAAAGAAGGATTTACACTAATTGAGGTACTGGTTGTGTTAGGTGTTATTGCTATCATTGCTAGTATTGCCGTTCCCTCAATTAAAGGGATTATCACTCAAGCCGAAGCTACAAAAGTAATAACAGATATGAGAAATGTAGAAGTTGCTGTATTAAATTATTCACTTTTTAATAGCAACTTAAAAGATTTGAACATTGAAACATTAGTTAATGAAAACTATTTAAGTACAACTCCTGAGAATATACAAATATCCGCAGGTGGATCAAGAGAAATTAAAATAGAATATACAGGTGAAGATCTATCTGGAAAAGATTTATATAAAATCGATAAAGATATCTCTTATTCAGAGGGTTCTTTCCCCTATTTACTTGTTACATATTAG
- the glyS gene encoding glycine--tRNA ligase subunit beta, translating to MNKALFEIGVEDLPSSEFDSIVEQLKSNLVESLERHKLSFNNLDIFITPRRFGAYIEGLPLKQEDQKEERKGPPKSICFDKQHQPTKALEGFAKSMGVPVENIQFKSFNGSEYAYIELVKIGEATKKVLENIIPEVVTKMTFKKPMKWGTGEFSFVRPVHWVLALYNDEIISFEIFGKKSSNISFGHRFFGDKIIVNNIDAFFEQLRNQYVLPFYEERIQKIKKEINAIEIENKITVSIEEHEDLVQEVAKMTEYPTAVLGSFNEKNLFLPPEIVTVTIKHHQRSFVASKENKLLNLYISFQDGFGREQNVVSGYTRVINARLDDAAFYFEDDMKAEIEERLKELSEITYQKELGSYRDKVERISRISEKIAQMLNFKDLNIVKRAGLLCKIDIPSKVVYEFPELQGVMGRIYLQHKGEEEDVYLTAQDHYKPVSEYDEISTNLISNIVSLADRLDDLVGYFGINKIPTGSKDPFGLRRKTFGILRILITLEWDLNLNDLFNLTLQTYLETNNQNISLEGKEEILKEFIDNRLATILERENISKEAINAVLINSFKPLRAYLAAKSLDEFLEKEEFQDFLIAFQRVNNISKNHSSLDYQGRLFVENEEKILFQKYLEVKTRFEEYIKKLDYSGAIETLLSLKKDIDRYFDNVFVMSEDEAIRLNRLGFLKSLAALFYDIGDIERLYKG from the coding sequence TTGAATAAAGCATTATTTGAAATAGGCGTTGAAGATCTTCCATCAAGTGAATTTGATAGTATAGTTGAGCAACTTAAATCAAATCTTGTTGAATCACTAGAAAGGCACAAGCTATCTTTTAATAACCTAGATATTTTTATTACTCCCAGAAGGTTTGGAGCATATATAGAGGGGCTACCTTTAAAACAAGAGGATCAAAAAGAAGAAAGAAAAGGTCCTCCTAAAAGTATTTGTTTTGATAAACAACATCAGCCTACAAAAGCCTTAGAAGGTTTTGCAAAAAGTATGGGTGTACCTGTAGAAAATATACAGTTCAAGTCATTTAATGGTTCAGAATATGCATATATTGAGTTGGTTAAAATAGGTGAAGCTACCAAAAAAGTTCTAGAAAATATAATTCCTGAAGTTGTTACAAAAATGACCTTTAAAAAACCAATGAAATGGGGAACAGGCGAGTTTTCTTTTGTAAGACCTGTACATTGGGTCTTGGCATTATACAACGATGAGATAATTTCTTTTGAGATATTTGGCAAAAAGTCGTCAAATATAAGTTTTGGACATCGATTCTTTGGTGACAAGATAATTGTAAATAATATAGACGCTTTTTTTGAACAGTTAAGAAATCAATATGTATTACCTTTTTATGAAGAAAGAATTCAAAAGATTAAAAAAGAAATAAATGCAATAGAAATTGAGAATAAAATCACCGTATCAATTGAAGAACATGAAGATCTCGTGCAAGAGGTCGCTAAAATGACCGAGTATCCAACAGCGGTATTAGGAAGTTTCAACGAAAAGAATTTATTCTTACCTCCAGAGATTGTTACGGTAACTATTAAACACCATCAAAGAAGCTTTGTTGCCTCAAAAGAAAATAAATTATTAAATTTATATATATCATTTCAAGATGGTTTTGGAAGAGAGCAAAATGTTGTGAGTGGATATACTAGGGTTATCAACGCTAGATTAGACGACGCTGCATTCTATTTTGAAGATGACATGAAAGCGGAGATAGAAGAAAGGTTGAAAGAACTTTCAGAAATTACATATCAGAAGGAACTAGGAAGTTACCGAGATAAAGTTGAGCGCATTTCAAGGATTTCAGAGAAAATAGCCCAGATGCTAAATTTTAAAGACCTCAACATTGTTAAAAGAGCTGGCTTGTTATGTAAAATAGACATACCATCAAAGGTTGTTTATGAATTTCCCGAACTTCAAGGCGTTATGGGAAGAATTTATCTTCAACATAAAGGAGAAGAAGAAGACGTATACCTAACCGCCCAAGATCATTATAAACCAGTATCAGAATACGATGAAATATCAACAAATTTGATATCAAACATTGTGTCCTTAGCTGATAGACTTGATGATTTAGTTGGATATTTTGGCATAAATAAAATACCCACTGGATCAAAAGATCCTTTTGGATTAAGAAGAAAAACTTTTGGAATATTAAGAATATTAATAACACTTGAATGGGATCTCAATCTTAATGATTTGTTTAATCTCACTTTGCAAACATATTTAGAAACAAACAATCAAAATATATCTTTGGAAGGAAAAGAAGAGATTTTAAAAGAATTTATTGATAATAGATTAGCCACAATATTAGAAAGAGAAAATATTTCTAAAGAGGCTATTAATGCTGTTTTGATAAACTCATTTAAACCACTTAGAGCTTATCTAGCTGCTAAATCCTTAGATGAGTTTTTAGAAAAAGAAGAGTTTCAAGATTTCTTAATTGCATTCCAACGTGTTAATAATATTTCAAAAAACCATAGCAGTTTAGATTATCAAGGAAGATTATTTGTAGAAAATGAAGAAAAGATATTATTCCAAAAATACCTAGAAGTTAAAACTCGTTTTGAAGAATACATAAAAAAATTAGATTATTCAGGCGCAATTGAAACGCTTCTATCTTTAAAGAAAGATATAGATAGATATTTTGACAATGTGTTTGTTATGTCGGAAGATGAGGCTATCAGATTAAACAGATTAGGATTTTTAAAAAGCTTAGCCGCATTATTTTACGATATTGGTGATATTGAAAGATTATATAAAGGATAA